Proteins encoded together in one uncultured Sphaerochaeta sp. window:
- a CDS encoding helix-turn-helix domain-containing protein produces MGAHVTRRVGLVLASIHTGASNGLWSQIASHCQRSGISLFVFPGGRLEYQENQEYLRNAIYSLVNTDNLDGVITWASALGGAVSVSEVQAFLDNLDGLDCVCIGMKKEGCPGISFDAYSGVQSVMLHCIREHRARKLAFLRGPENHYSAEDRYRAYCDTLDQTSLLFDPRLVSDPFSWSEGRKAIVQLLEERNLVPGRDFDTLVCASDLMMFDAGKYLEDLGFSIPDDLRIVGYNDSRESHLLKVPCTTARMPVGELARMSWNLLSGMLSEEDPSCFDLLLPSQPIIRQSCGCTYSLGSEQQARRVIGSQELFRAWLIQVFDANEEEQERIGLLLKEASLQHKKEVLSLIGHLSYRFLDRGGDPNLLSEALHWYCTFFATLSFKTLCAGPIRDLFLRQRDLVAHEHAYQHALQASILNMLKCDLLGVRTLSSIPSLLAKHLGSLGLDAGYLVLYGDETTNTFIGGYADSLVMERKQTFPKHLLLPQGLLDHLGQGVHVVEPLFMDNQPLGYLILRTSLFSGSVMEELRTALSSAIKGAFLLDAANRAREDAERAQRSRSEFFANVGEGLKTPLETILSIAAQVEGEMGKQIEEQIRSATHLLELSLSHSGNLELDNKVCNPMTLIAPLITSFPLVYEGPEEMPSLCVDAKRLIQSFTIICEYIVREGGEMKLQSSLSGEGLHLCFASSSITWKASMGSQDPSLSLAQRIILMSHGSFSLHDNAVVVQLPLPSLKGESNPPSHDTLFYIVADGNEPIPEVLRSSFASCEVIPVGNLQKHELSKIAGGIIGWDADNQGREFRLLRTAIAGHNTLSLAPMICFHAPEGQQNLYSSLMRTSHHLSDGVLVALKGLPEDCCKAFALDEEFIVHSERDEVLDVVANQPVKIILASLFDPVLYRNIRKSSDAPIVVIREHWEKEEAEQLSLVPRLLIAHECVLESSEFGQRLLALLETNEMLPPLTGALVKRAVVYLGRHATQQISRWQLAESVNVSEDYLTRIFRKELGISPWDYLNRQRVFIATQLLRESSLSINEVASQSGFQDQAYFCRVFKKIKGCAPGKIRSQH; encoded by the coding sequence GTGGGTGCTCACGTGACAAGGCGAGTGGGATTGGTTTTAGCCTCTATCCATACCGGAGCTTCCAATGGGCTCTGGTCCCAGATTGCAAGCCACTGCCAACGTTCTGGTATTTCCCTGTTTGTCTTCCCAGGAGGAAGGCTTGAGTATCAGGAGAACCAAGAGTACCTACGTAATGCCATCTACTCTCTGGTAAATACGGATAATCTCGATGGTGTAATCACCTGGGCTTCAGCCTTGGGCGGGGCTGTCAGTGTCTCAGAGGTCCAGGCTTTCCTGGATAACCTTGACGGTCTGGATTGTGTCTGCATCGGTATGAAAAAGGAAGGATGTCCTGGAATCTCTTTTGACGCCTATTCAGGAGTCCAGAGTGTCATGCTGCACTGTATCCGTGAGCATCGTGCAAGAAAGCTTGCCTTTCTCCGGGGTCCGGAGAATCACTACTCTGCTGAGGACCGCTACCGGGCCTATTGCGATACTCTCGACCAAACCAGTCTGCTCTTTGATCCCCGCTTGGTCAGTGACCCTTTCTCCTGGTCGGAAGGAAGGAAGGCAATTGTCCAGCTACTGGAGGAACGGAACCTCGTTCCAGGGCGAGATTTCGATACGTTGGTCTGTGCCAGCGATCTGATGATGTTTGATGCAGGAAAATACTTGGAGGACCTCGGCTTCTCGATTCCAGATGACCTGCGTATCGTGGGATATAATGACAGCAGGGAAAGTCATCTCTTGAAGGTTCCCTGTACTACTGCAAGGATGCCAGTTGGTGAGTTGGCAAGGATGTCCTGGAATCTGCTCAGCGGTATGCTTTCAGAGGAGGATCCTTCTTGCTTTGACTTGCTTCTCCCCTCCCAACCGATCATTCGGCAGAGTTGTGGGTGTACCTATTCACTGGGTAGTGAGCAACAGGCTCGGCGGGTTATTGGGAGTCAGGAACTTTTCAGGGCTTGGCTGATCCAGGTGTTTGATGCGAATGAGGAGGAGCAAGAGAGGATTGGCCTACTGCTTAAGGAAGCTTCCTTGCAACATAAAAAGGAAGTACTCTCCTTGATTGGGCATCTCTCCTACCGTTTCCTGGATCGGGGAGGAGATCCCAATCTCTTGAGTGAAGCCTTGCATTGGTATTGTACCTTTTTTGCGACCCTTTCCTTCAAGACGCTCTGTGCCGGTCCAATCAGGGACCTCTTTCTCCGTCAGCGGGATTTGGTTGCACATGAACATGCCTACCAACACGCTTTGCAGGCAAGCATTCTCAATATGCTCAAGTGTGACCTCTTGGGGGTGAGAACCCTTTCAAGCATCCCCTCCCTTTTGGCAAAACACCTTGGATCCCTTGGTCTTGATGCGGGATATCTGGTCTTATACGGTGATGAGACGACCAATACTTTCATCGGTGGGTATGCCGATTCCTTGGTTATGGAACGGAAACAAACGTTTCCCAAACACCTCTTGCTTCCACAGGGACTCCTGGATCATCTTGGGCAGGGTGTACATGTGGTTGAACCCTTGTTCATGGACAACCAGCCACTCGGGTATCTCATCCTGAGAACCTCGTTGTTCAGTGGAAGTGTCATGGAAGAGCTACGAACCGCTTTGAGTTCAGCGATCAAGGGAGCATTTCTCCTCGATGCCGCCAACCGTGCAAGGGAAGATGCAGAGAGGGCCCAGAGATCGCGGAGTGAGTTCTTTGCCAATGTTGGCGAAGGACTCAAGACTCCTCTTGAGACAATTCTCTCCATCGCAGCACAGGTTGAAGGAGAGATGGGGAAGCAGATTGAGGAACAGATCCGTTCTGCCACGCATCTTTTGGAACTTTCCCTCTCTCATTCCGGTAATCTCGAGTTGGATAACAAGGTCTGTAACCCTATGACGCTGATAGCACCATTGATCACCTCCTTTCCTCTTGTCTATGAAGGACCGGAGGAGATGCCATCCCTCTGTGTCGATGCAAAGCGCTTGATCCAGAGTTTCACGATCATCTGCGAATATATTGTAAGGGAAGGAGGGGAGATGAAGTTGCAATCCTCCTTGTCAGGGGAAGGCCTCCATCTCTGTTTCGCTTCCTCTTCAATCACTTGGAAGGCTTCGATGGGGAGTCAGGATCCAAGTCTCTCCTTGGCACAAAGAATTATCCTGATGAGCCATGGATCATTTTCCCTGCATGATAATGCAGTGGTTGTGCAGCTGCCCCTGCCAAGCTTGAAGGGTGAGAGCAACCCCCCTTCCCATGATACCTTATTCTATATTGTTGCTGATGGTAATGAGCCGATACCAGAGGTATTGCGTTCTTCCTTTGCTTCCTGTGAAGTAATCCCTGTGGGTAACCTGCAGAAGCATGAGCTTTCCAAGATTGCAGGAGGTATTATTGGTTGGGATGCAGACAACCAAGGAAGGGAGTTCCGTCTTCTGCGTACAGCAATCGCAGGGCATAACACCCTCTCCCTAGCTCCCATGATCTGTTTCCACGCTCCTGAGGGACAGCAAAATCTCTATTCATCCTTGATGAGAACTTCCCATCATCTCTCAGATGGCGTTTTGGTTGCGCTCAAGGGGCTTCCTGAAGATTGTTGCAAGGCTTTTGCCTTGGATGAGGAGTTCATTGTCCACAGTGAACGAGATGAGGTATTGGATGTGGTAGCCAACCAGCCGGTAAAAATAATACTTGCCTCACTCTTTGATCCTGTTCTCTACCGGAATATCCGAAAATCCTCGGATGCTCCTATTGTGGTAATACGTGAACATTGGGAGAAGGAGGAGGCAGAGCAGCTTTCCCTTGTTCCCCGTCTCCTTATTGCCCATGAGTGTGTTCTTGAGAGCAGTGAGTTTGGGCAGCGGTTGCTCGCACTGTTGGAAACCAATGAGATGCTTCCTCCTCTCACCGGCGCCTTGGTCAAGCGAGCTGTGGTCTATTTGGGTAGGCATGCTACCCAGCAGATCTCGCGTTGGCAACTTGCTGAATCGGTGAATGTCAGCGAAGACTACCTGACGAGAATTTTCCGCAAGGAGTTGGGCATCAGCCCATGGGATTACCTAAACAGGCAGCGGGTATTCATTGCCACCCAGTTGCTCCGTGAGAGTTCGCTCTCAATAAACGAGGTTGCAAGCCAGAGTGGATTCCAGGATCAAGCATACTTTTGTAGAGTGTTCAAGAAGATCAAGGGATGTGCTCCAGGAAAGATCCGTTCACAACATTAA
- a CDS encoding PadR family transcriptional regulator, translating into MDSHIRKVYVPMTETGFYILLCLQKPMHGYAIVQKVDSLTDGVVRIGAGTLYGSLSKMEKDGLIRFMDEQDKRKIYQITELGSDVLALEKKRIERMCRNLEEVGQ; encoded by the coding sequence ATGGATTCCCATATCAGAAAAGTCTATGTACCCATGACAGAGACAGGATTCTACATATTGCTCTGCTTGCAGAAGCCCATGCACGGGTATGCAATAGTCCAGAAAGTCGATTCCTTGACCGACGGGGTGGTGAGAATCGGGGCAGGGACGCTCTATGGAAGTTTGTCGAAGATGGAGAAGGATGGGCTTATCCGATTTATGGATGAACAGGATAAACGAAAAATCTATCAGATCACCGAACTTGGATCAGATGTTCTTGCTTTGGAAAAAAAACGAATTGAACGGATGTGCCGGAACTTGGAGGAGGTGGGGCAATGA
- a CDS encoding DUF2812 domain-containing protein — MKDTKVMFRFYTIPEYVKEQDFLCNQHKKGWAFRRVYFPGLYVFSRCEGEDVVYQLDYNQEGKTDRQSYLRLFEDCGWEYIQDFFGYSYFRKPAAQMNGREEIYCDDGSRLAMIERVFKGRMIPLLVLFFLVIIPQLLLHGSGVRSANRFFFGLFSGLFFVYIIIFIQFGLQYWNMRKRLR, encoded by the coding sequence ATGAAAGATACGAAGGTTATGTTCAGATTCTATACTATCCCTGAATACGTGAAGGAGCAGGACTTCTTGTGTAACCAACATAAGAAGGGCTGGGCCTTTAGACGGGTATATTTCCCAGGGTTGTATGTATTCTCCAGATGTGAAGGGGAGGATGTGGTCTACCAATTGGATTACAACCAAGAGGGAAAGACTGACAGGCAGAGCTATCTACGTTTGTTTGAAGACTGTGGATGGGAGTATATCCAGGATTTTTTCGGGTATAGCTACTTCAGAAAGCCTGCTGCGCAGATGAATGGAAGAGAGGAGATCTATTGTGATGATGGATCACGTCTTGCCATGATAGAGCGCGTGTTCAAGGGAAGAATGATTCCCTTGTTGGTGCTTTTCTTCTTGGTGATCATTCCCCAACTGCTATTGCATGGCAGTGGGGTAAGAAGCGCAAATCGATTCTTCTTTGGGCTTTTTAGCGGACTCTTCTTTGTATATATCATAATTTTCATACAGTTTGGCCTGCAGTATTGGAATATGAGGAAACGACTTCGCTGA
- a CDS encoding ABC transporter permease subunit, with protein sequence MAERTAKQQLLRDIKRHKSVYALLAIPLIYYIVFKYVPIFNGQIAFKDYMALDGVLGSQWIGFEHFRTFINSYYFVELLRNTLMYSFGKLVFSLPLAIILAIAIYESNRPFLRKTVQTLAYLPHFLSWVIMYGILLALLAPGDGIVNDTIKLFGGKPIDFLTNTDAFPWIVILSDAWKEMGWSAIIFIAALMGIDPSLFEAALVEGANSWQRVRYITLPSIRPVILIVVLLRLGTILDAGFNQIFMLYSTPVYSVADIIDTWVYRQGLLEFQFGLATAVGLFKGVIGMFLILGSNRLVRRFGGNSLY encoded by the coding sequence ATGGCAGAAAGAACGGCAAAACAGCAGTTGCTACGCGATATCAAGCGGCATAAATCAGTATATGCTTTGCTTGCAATTCCTTTAATCTACTATATCGTCTTTAAATATGTCCCGATATTCAACGGGCAGATTGCCTTCAAGGATTATATGGCCTTGGACGGGGTGCTCGGTAGCCAATGGATTGGCTTTGAGCATTTCAGAACCTTCATCAACTCGTATTATTTTGTTGAGTTGCTCAGAAACACCCTGATGTACAGTTTTGGGAAGTTGGTGTTCAGTCTTCCCCTTGCAATCATCCTGGCAATTGCCATCTATGAGAGCAACCGCCCATTCCTTCGAAAAACAGTGCAAACACTTGCCTATCTCCCGCACTTTCTCTCGTGGGTCATCATGTACGGTATCTTGCTTGCCCTATTGGCGCCAGGAGACGGAATTGTCAATGATACGATCAAGCTCTTTGGTGGCAAACCCATTGATTTCCTGACCAATACTGATGCCTTTCCCTGGATTGTCATTCTCAGTGACGCATGGAAGGAAATGGGCTGGAGCGCCATCATCTTCATTGCTGCCCTGATGGGTATCGACCCCTCACTCTTTGAGGCAGCCTTGGTTGAGGGCGCAAACTCCTGGCAACGGGTACGATATATAACCCTCCCCTCAATTCGCCCGGTCATTCTTATCGTGGTCCTGCTTCGCTTGGGAACCATTCTAGATGCAGGTTTCAACCAAATATTCATGTTGTACTCAACACCGGTCTATTCGGTTGCCGATATCATCGATACCTGGGTCTATCGTCAAGGCTTGCTGGAGTTCCAGTTTGGTCTTGCCACCGCAGTCGGTCTTTTCAAGGGAGTCATTGGTATGTTCCTCATCCTTGGTTCCAACCGTTTGGTCAGACGCTTCGGCGGAAACTCATTGTACTAG
- a CDS encoding carbohydrate ABC transporter permease has protein sequence MKMKGTRKKGRFTSVAIKPTAADHSFNFLVDLFLALLLLIIAIPLWSTITLSFRPNDYIGNNLEGMFLMPWNWSTSAYEALLGNAGFLLAFGNSLKILIGGVASALLLTIPLAYVLSIPTLPGRRYLNLLVIVPYVFNVGMIPTYLLVTNIGLIDKLPAVYIPVAISTYNCLIMRSFFEGIPNELKESARIDGASEIQVLLRIILPLSKAIIMTIGLFYGVSFWNNFFHAMLYLNSNALQPLPILLRNILMASGMNEYVEVSAFGDAPIAAIKAASVFMSAIPMVIAYPFIQKYFTKGTLLGSVKG, from the coding sequence ATGAAGATGAAAGGAACCAGAAAAAAAGGACGATTCACCTCTGTAGCGATTAAACCCACTGCGGCAGATCACAGTTTCAATTTCTTGGTGGATTTATTTTTGGCTTTGCTTTTACTGATTATTGCAATTCCGCTTTGGAGCACTATTACTCTCTCATTCAGGCCAAATGACTATATTGGCAACAACCTGGAAGGGATGTTCCTGATGCCCTGGAATTGGTCGACCTCAGCATATGAGGCGCTGTTGGGAAATGCAGGATTCCTGCTCGCTTTCGGCAACAGTCTAAAGATATTGATTGGAGGGGTAGCAAGTGCTTTGCTGCTTACCATACCCCTTGCATATGTACTGTCCATTCCAACCCTTCCCGGAAGAAGATATTTGAACTTGCTTGTCATTGTCCCTTATGTGTTCAACGTCGGGATGATACCAACCTATCTGTTGGTTACGAATATCGGTTTGATCGACAAGCTGCCAGCTGTCTATATCCCGGTGGCGATCAGCACTTACAACTGCCTGATCATGCGTTCCTTCTTCGAGGGTATTCCCAACGAGCTGAAGGAGTCTGCACGTATTGACGGGGCATCAGAGATTCAAGTTCTCTTGAGAATTATCCTGCCCCTCTCCAAAGCGATCATCATGACCATCGGGTTATTCTACGGGGTATCCTTCTGGAATAATTTCTTCCATGCAATGCTCTACCTCAATAGTAATGCGCTACAGCCCCTTCCTATTCTACTCAGGAACATCCTGATGGCCAGTGGAATGAATGAATATGTGGAGGTAAGTGCCTTCGGGGATGCTCCGATTGCCGCCATCAAGGCCGCATCGGTCTTCATGAGTGCCATTCCGATGGTTATTGCCTACCCATTCATCCAGAAATATTTCACCAAGGGAACATTGCTGGGAAGTGTGAAAGGGTAA
- a CDS encoding extracellular solute-binding protein codes for MKKQYFVCIALIALLAFVSLPVFSQGTKEAAVDGPVTIDLWYGAAVTEAGPPPADWVGFDIIKEKLNIDLKLTTLPSNESDQDVKIQAAAAANNLPDLFMVRRDVLTRLVPQGLVAPVDDLYEKMPTRTATHYNEVSRNHAKFGGKSYGLADPGSIVKNEGLLIRKDWLNNLGMSAPTTTDELLEVMRAFTFDDPDGNGKNDTYGYGAFQEVNNYEAWPGRRLEPILGAFGVEGTWDMTADSAGLNILKPEFYDAMAYLKKMADEGIIDPNWLAYKKDDFRAAWKQGRFGIMREQNAAFAAQSNYAPFDKNFPDGEWVILDPIEGPKGHASIGPYTAGFRIYAISAKAVEEGKKDKIAQLLEWMASDEGYFLLGWGVEGVNYTKDANGVPVADGISNPDLAFSGPVGQTVTQLRNMVFYNGDIELYARYPKYITATSKKEMSALEVLRKMQTKQWTPAVGSDMLPIPNADLKRFYEQGLSEFITGKRTLNRNNWNAWIAEFKKLGGQDWNDKGVAFAKENNLLNE; via the coding sequence ATGAAGAAACAGTATTTCGTATGCATCGCACTTATTGCGTTGCTCGCTTTCGTTTCCCTGCCGGTATTTAGTCAGGGAACCAAAGAAGCTGCAGTAGATGGCCCGGTGACCATTGATCTGTGGTATGGCGCTGCGGTTACCGAAGCTGGGCCACCCCCAGCCGATTGGGTAGGGTTTGACATCATCAAAGAGAAGTTGAACATCGATCTGAAGCTGACAACGCTTCCCTCCAATGAGAGTGACCAGGATGTAAAGATCCAGGCTGCTGCAGCGGCAAACAATCTCCCCGACCTGTTCATGGTCCGCCGCGATGTATTGACTCGTCTGGTTCCCCAGGGCTTGGTTGCTCCTGTTGATGATCTGTATGAGAAGATGCCCACCCGCACGGCAACCCACTACAACGAGGTAAGTCGTAACCATGCAAAGTTTGGCGGAAAGAGCTATGGACTGGCTGACCCCGGTTCTATTGTCAAGAATGAAGGTTTGTTGATTCGTAAGGATTGGTTGAATAATCTCGGCATGAGTGCACCAACCACCACTGATGAATTGCTTGAGGTCATGCGTGCCTTCACCTTCGATGACCCCGATGGCAATGGAAAGAATGACACCTATGGCTATGGAGCTTTCCAGGAAGTCAACAACTATGAAGCATGGCCCGGCCGCCGCTTGGAGCCGATCCTTGGAGCATTCGGTGTTGAAGGTACCTGGGATATGACTGCTGACAGCGCTGGCCTGAACATTCTCAAGCCTGAATTCTATGATGCCATGGCATATCTCAAGAAGATGGCTGATGAGGGCATCATTGATCCAAACTGGCTTGCCTACAAGAAGGATGATTTCCGTGCTGCTTGGAAGCAGGGTCGTTTTGGAATCATGAGAGAGCAGAATGCCGCATTCGCTGCTCAGTCCAACTATGCTCCATTCGATAAGAACTTCCCTGACGGTGAGTGGGTGATTCTGGACCCCATCGAAGGGCCGAAGGGACATGCCTCGATCGGACCTTATACTGCTGGATTCCGTATTTATGCCATCAGTGCAAAAGCAGTTGAAGAGGGAAAGAAGGACAAGATTGCACAACTGCTCGAGTGGATGGCTTCTGATGAAGGCTACTTCTTGCTCGGCTGGGGCGTCGAGGGTGTGAACTACACCAAGGATGCAAATGGTGTTCCTGTTGCCGATGGCATCTCTAATCCTGATCTGGCTTTCAGTGGTCCCGTCGGACAGACTGTGACCCAGCTTCGAAACATGGTCTTCTACAATGGTGATATCGAGTTATATGCTCGCTATCCGAAGTACATCACTGCCACCAGCAAGAAGGAAATGTCTGCACTTGAGGTACTGCGTAAGATGCAGACCAAGCAGTGGACTCCCGCTGTTGGTTCTGACATGCTTCCGATTCCGAATGCTGACTTGAAGCGTTTCTACGAACAAGGATTGAGTGAGTTCATCACTGGAAAGCGTACGCTGAACAGGAACAACTGGAATGCTTGGATTGCTGAGTTCAAGAAACTCGGTGGACAGGATTGGAATGACAAGGGCGTTGCCTTTGCCAAGGAAAACAACCTGCTGAACGAGTAG
- a CDS encoding glycoside hydrolase family 88 protein: MMDRGERLSLKLAESVVSRYKPSQMRWHYEHGLVIHSCLLVGEAYDREEMFQWAYSMYDPMVGKDGQVVSYRLGEYNLDQINAGRNLFALYQKTKERRFLQAAQLLKSQLNSHPRTLSGVFWHKEIYPWQIWLDGVYMQGPFNAQFCKVSGDSAGFDDTVEQVIKVYRTLRDPKTGLLYHAYDESRGQRWSDAETGLSPHFWGRAIGWYCMAILDILDFLPESHPKRGELGRILTQVLDSLLPYQSESGMWYQVVDKPEEKENYLETSCSSMFAYSLLKALRVGISRNETYRKQAMLAIEDIRERYLREDERGSLHLGGICSVAGLGGNPYRDGSLHYYVCEPVVEDDFKGVGSFILACLEAEQAM; the protein is encoded by the coding sequence ATGATGGACAGGGGTGAGCGCCTTTCGTTGAAACTGGCTGAAAGTGTGGTTTCACGCTACAAACCTTCACAGATGCGATGGCATTATGAGCATGGGCTGGTGATACACAGTTGTTTGCTGGTTGGAGAGGCCTACGACCGAGAAGAGATGTTCCAGTGGGCATACTCTATGTATGACCCAATGGTGGGCAAGGACGGCCAAGTTGTTTCCTACCGATTAGGGGAGTACAACCTAGACCAGATTAACGCTGGAAGAAATCTTTTTGCTTTGTATCAGAAGACAAAGGAGAGACGTTTCCTTCAGGCTGCTCAACTGTTGAAAAGTCAGCTCAACTCCCATCCAAGGACCCTTTCAGGAGTATTCTGGCATAAGGAGATCTACCCTTGGCAGATCTGGTTGGATGGAGTCTACATGCAGGGTCCTTTCAATGCCCAGTTCTGTAAAGTAAGTGGTGACAGTGCTGGGTTCGACGATACGGTGGAGCAGGTAATCAAGGTTTATCGGACGCTTAGGGACCCAAAGACAGGATTGCTGTATCATGCCTATGATGAGTCTCGGGGTCAGCGATGGTCTGATGCAGAAACCGGTCTTTCTCCCCATTTTTGGGGAAGGGCGATTGGATGGTACTGTATGGCTATCCTTGATATCCTCGACTTCCTTCCTGAGTCACATCCCAAACGGGGGGAACTGGGGCGAATACTTACCCAAGTACTTGATTCGCTGCTTCCTTATCAGAGTGAGAGCGGCATGTGGTATCAGGTGGTGGATAAACCCGAGGAGAAAGAAAACTATCTTGAGACCTCATGCTCAAGTATGTTTGCCTACAGTCTTCTGAAAGCATTGCGAGTTGGTATCAGTAGGAATGAGACCTATCGAAAACAGGCAATGCTTGCCATTGAGGACATCAGAGAGCGATATCTGAGAGAGGATGAGAGAGGAAGTCTCCATCTGGGAGGAATCTGTTCGGTTGCCGGATTAGGCGGAAATCCCTATCGCGATGGTTCATTGCACTACTATGTTTGTGAGCCAGTGGTGGAGGATGATTTTAAAGGGGTGGGTTCCTTCATCCTTGCTTGCTTGGAAGCCGAGCAAGCAATGTAA
- a CDS encoding BMP family ABC transporter substrate-binding protein, giving the protein MLGSFAFAQGSDEGGAKKSNLRVGMVTDAGTIDDKSFNQGTWEGILKASKDYALDVKYLKPAGTTEADYLKEIGNLVDAGYNFIVCPGFKFETALFEAQDKYPNVKFVILDGEPHSADYSEFRIEPNVVAVYYAEHESGFLAGLAAALQLKEGDFGFVGGMEIPAVQKFNWGFQQGVAFANENYGTKIVMKQENNLYQGSFDNISAGQQIAASMYDRGVDVIFAAAGGVGVGVINEAKNRASSGQKVWVIGVDVDQYPEGVLPSGKSIILTSAMKYLDRASYDMIVAELNGTFPAGEVLTFTAANEGVGIPTENPNLDKAVTDEVSKVSAMMTSGELKVRASGDGLFK; this is encoded by the coding sequence ATGCTTGGCTCGTTTGCATTCGCTCAAGGAAGCGATGAAGGTGGGGCAAAGAAGAGTAATCTTCGTGTTGGAATGGTAACTGATGCTGGTACGATTGATGATAAATCCTTCAATCAGGGAACTTGGGAAGGTATCTTGAAGGCAAGCAAAGACTATGCGCTTGATGTCAAATATCTCAAGCCCGCTGGAACCACTGAGGCTGACTACCTGAAGGAAATCGGTAACTTGGTTGATGCTGGCTATAACTTTATTGTATGCCCAGGGTTCAAGTTCGAGACCGCACTGTTTGAGGCTCAGGATAAGTACCCCAATGTGAAGTTCGTCATCCTTGATGGTGAACCACACAGTGCAGACTACTCTGAGTTCCGCATTGAGCCGAATGTAGTAGCAGTGTATTATGCTGAGCACGAATCCGGCTTCCTCGCTGGACTTGCTGCTGCTTTGCAACTTAAGGAAGGCGATTTTGGTTTTGTCGGCGGTATGGAAATTCCAGCTGTACAGAAGTTCAATTGGGGCTTCCAGCAGGGCGTTGCTTTCGCCAATGAAAACTATGGCACCAAGATTGTCATGAAGCAAGAGAATAACCTTTATCAGGGTTCTTTTGACAACATCAGCGCTGGACAGCAGATTGCAGCATCCATGTACGACCGTGGTGTAGATGTCATCTTCGCAGCAGCCGGTGGTGTTGGTGTTGGTGTTATCAACGAAGCGAAGAACCGTGCTTCCAGTGGACAGAAGGTCTGGGTAATCGGTGTTGACGTTGACCAGTACCCTGAGGGCGTACTTCCTAGCGGCAAGTCCATCATCCTGACCAGCGCCATGAAGTACCTCGACCGTGCTTCCTATGACATGATTGTTGCCGAGCTCAATGGAACCTTCCCTGCAGGCGAAGTACTTACCTTTACCGCAGCAAATGAGGGAGTAGGTATTCCTACTGAGAACCCAAATCTCGACAAGGCTGTCACCGATGAAGTTTCCAAGGTCTCTGCAATGATGACCAGTGGTGAACTTAAGGTGCGAGCTTCCGGCGATGGATTGTTCAAGTAA